A stretch of Lactuca sativa cultivar Salinas chromosome 6, Lsat_Salinas_v11, whole genome shotgun sequence DNA encodes these proteins:
- the LOC111880469 gene encoding eukaryotic translation initiation factor 3 subunit H isoform X1, with protein sequence MATAAPSRSFLQVAATEEAVAPPLRVVQIEGLVVLKIIKHCTEFSPALVTGQLLGLDVGSVLEVTNCFPFPMREEDEEIEADGANYQLEMMRCLREVNVDNNTVGWYQSTLLGSFQTVELIETFMNYQENIRRCVCIIYDPSKSNQGVLALKALKLSDSFMELYRNNDFNGEKLREKNLTWVDIFEEIPIKVSNSALVSAFMTELEPDSPVTQSDYDRLQLSTNPFMERNMEFLIECMDDLSMEQQKFQFYYRNLSRQQAQQQTWLQKRRSENMARKAAGEEPLPEEDPSNPIFKPLPEPSRLDSFLITNQVSNYCNQINSVAGQSFSRLYLMKALHE encoded by the exons ATGGCAACAG CAGCTCCATCTCGTTCCTTCTTGCAAGTGGCAGCCACCGAAGAGGCAGTTGCTCCGCCTCTAAGAGTTGTCCAGATCGAAGGACTG GTTGTATTGAAGATTATCAAACACTGCACAGAGTTTTCACCTGCTCTCGTAACTGGTCAACTTCTTGGCTTAGATGTTGGCAGTGTTCTTGAAGTAACCAACTGCTTCCCCTTTCCA atGAGGGAGGAGGATGAGGAGATTGAAGCAGATGGTGCTAACTACCAACTTGAGATGATGAGATGCCTCAGGGAAGTCAATGTTGACAATAACACTGTTGGctg GTACCAATCAACTTTACTAGGCTCTTTCCAGACTGTGGAACTGATTGAGACCTTCATGAATTACCAG GAGAATATTAGAAGATGTGTGTGCATTATTTATGATCCTTCTAAGTCAAACCAAGGTGTCCTGGCTTTGAAGGCCTTGAAACTTTCTGATTCTTTCATGGAGCTTTATCGCAACAATGATTTCAATGGAGAAAA GTTGCGGGAGAAGAATCTCACATGGGTGGATATCTTTGAGGAGATACCC ATAAAGGTTTCAAATTCAGCCCTTGTAAGTGCATTCATGACTGAACTAGAACCAGATTCACCTGTTACTCag TCTGATTATGATAGACTACAATTGTCAACAAATCCCTTTATGGAAAGGAACATGGAGTTTTTGATTGAATGCATGGATGATCTCTCAATGGAACAACAAAAG TTCCAATTTTACTATCGGAATTTGTCACGTCAGCAAGCCCAACAGCAAACATGGCTTCAAAAAAGaag GTCTGAAAATATGGCAAGAAAAGCTGCGGGAGAGGAACCGTTGCCAGAGGAGGACCCGTCAAACCCTATTTTTAAACCGCTTCCCGAGCCATCAAGATTGGACAGCTTTTTGATAACAAATCAGGTTTCCAATTACTGCAATCAAATTAACag TGTTGCAGGGCAGAGTTTCAGCAGATTATATTTGATGAAGGCGTTACATGAGTGA
- the LOC111880469 gene encoding eukaryotic translation initiation factor 3 subunit H isoform X2: protein MATAPSRSFLQVAATEEAVAPPLRVVQIEGLVVLKIIKHCTEFSPALVTGQLLGLDVGSVLEVTNCFPFPMREEDEEIEADGANYQLEMMRCLREVNVDNNTVGWYQSTLLGSFQTVELIETFMNYQENIRRCVCIIYDPSKSNQGVLALKALKLSDSFMELYRNNDFNGEKLREKNLTWVDIFEEIPIKVSNSALVSAFMTELEPDSPVTQSDYDRLQLSTNPFMERNMEFLIECMDDLSMEQQKFQFYYRNLSRQQAQQQTWLQKRRSENMARKAAGEEPLPEEDPSNPIFKPLPEPSRLDSFLITNQVSNYCNQINSVAGQSFSRLYLMKALHE from the exons ATGGCAACAG CTCCATCTCGTTCCTTCTTGCAAGTGGCAGCCACCGAAGAGGCAGTTGCTCCGCCTCTAAGAGTTGTCCAGATCGAAGGACTG GTTGTATTGAAGATTATCAAACACTGCACAGAGTTTTCACCTGCTCTCGTAACTGGTCAACTTCTTGGCTTAGATGTTGGCAGTGTTCTTGAAGTAACCAACTGCTTCCCCTTTCCA atGAGGGAGGAGGATGAGGAGATTGAAGCAGATGGTGCTAACTACCAACTTGAGATGATGAGATGCCTCAGGGAAGTCAATGTTGACAATAACACTGTTGGctg GTACCAATCAACTTTACTAGGCTCTTTCCAGACTGTGGAACTGATTGAGACCTTCATGAATTACCAG GAGAATATTAGAAGATGTGTGTGCATTATTTATGATCCTTCTAAGTCAAACCAAGGTGTCCTGGCTTTGAAGGCCTTGAAACTTTCTGATTCTTTCATGGAGCTTTATCGCAACAATGATTTCAATGGAGAAAA GTTGCGGGAGAAGAATCTCACATGGGTGGATATCTTTGAGGAGATACCC ATAAAGGTTTCAAATTCAGCCCTTGTAAGTGCATTCATGACTGAACTAGAACCAGATTCACCTGTTACTCag TCTGATTATGATAGACTACAATTGTCAACAAATCCCTTTATGGAAAGGAACATGGAGTTTTTGATTGAATGCATGGATGATCTCTCAATGGAACAACAAAAG TTCCAATTTTACTATCGGAATTTGTCACGTCAGCAAGCCCAACAGCAAACATGGCTTCAAAAAAGaag GTCTGAAAATATGGCAAGAAAAGCTGCGGGAGAGGAACCGTTGCCAGAGGAGGACCCGTCAAACCCTATTTTTAAACCGCTTCCCGAGCCATCAAGATTGGACAGCTTTTTGATAACAAATCAGGTTTCCAATTACTGCAATCAAATTAACag TGTTGCAGGGCAGAGTTTCAGCAGATTATATTTGATGAAGGCGTTACATGAGTGA